The nucleotide window tggtgtatagaacatgcccctgcagcctcactgctcaatcccctgccatttaggagttaaatccctttgtttatgaaccctagtcacaccttcctgcatgtgacttgcacagtcttccataaacacttcctgtacagagagccctatttaggctctctttattgcaagttctgtttaattaagattcttatcccctgctatgttaatagcttgctagaccctgcaagagcctcctgtatgtgattacagttcaatttagagattgagatacaattatttaaggtaaattacatcggtttgaaagtgaaaccagttttttttccatgcaggctctgtcaatcatagccaggggaggtgtggctagggctgcataaacagaagcaaagtgatttaactcctaaatgacagtgaattgagcagtgaaattgcaggggaatgatctattcactaaaactgctttatttagctaaagtaatttaggtgactatagtgttcctttaatgaatctgtattttgtatatagatcatgcctcttaagtgtcactgctcaattcactgccatttcggagttaaatctcttgtttctgcagctctagccacacctcccctggctgggaATCACACAGCCTGcacgaaaacaaaatggtttcatttttaaaatcagatctaacttactttaaaagtttatctaCTGCTTTGTAagttaaactttaattacatacaggaggctcctgcagggtctagcaagttattaaaaaaaagcaggagataagaaattcttaaacataatttacaataaaggaagtgtaaacattaaatgactctttacagtaagtgcttaggaaggctgtgtaagtgacaaacagggaggtgtgactagcgctgcataaacaaagtgatttaactccttagaTGCAGAGagttgagcaatgagactgcaggagcatgatctatacaccaaaaatgcttcattaagccaacgttgttcaggtgactgtagtgttcatttaatacaTTAGATGTGCCAGCATACACCATGACCTATTTCACAACTGGTTACTTTTTATGGTTATTctgagcaccatgaccacttgacgGATTTGAAGAGGTCATGATGCTCAGAGTCTGTAGTATAGCATTTttgtttgaaacactgcacattcagagtTTAACTCTTTTGCAGCTGGAGGTTTAAATCAAGGTCTATCACCCCATTAGGGTGTccttagccagcccagaacaactGTACATAATTGACATTTGTGgtcagcacacacagcatgctggtgACAGGAAATGGGGGCATGCACTCCCTCTGTAGCGAGGAGTGCCATTGCCAGTAGTGAGATTGGGCtcttctcattgacagccgccagAGGCGCTACCgcgcttctcattgtgattttcacagtgagaagacgccagcgtccataggaaagcattgagaaattctttcctatagactgaccgaatgcgtgcgcggctcttacCGCGCATGCAGCCAATGACaccagaaggaggaggagagtccccaggcaggagacctattaacactatagtgctaggaaaacgagtttgttttccaggcactatagtggtcctttaaaattacATGGGACAATGCCAAGTCAATTCAGTGACTTATGTTTAAGTCTTACCCTGTGGAATGTAGATCTTATCTTTGTATACCACTGCACTTTGAAATTCCATCATCACAGGCATTAGACTTACAGTTGTCCAACAGTTATCTCGATTGTCATAACTCTCTACAGATTTTACTGGGTTTCGCCCATCACCTTCGTAAACTCTTCCCCCTAATGCATATGGTTTACCACAGCAATAAAGCAGGACGCAACCTATCCGACCACGCAACAAGGGGGCTTTTTGTATCCATCTATTGCTTGAATGGTCATACAACCAGAAGTCATTCTCTGCTTTATGATCAATGCAGACATCATTGTTGTTTGGCCTGAACCCCCCAGCAATAAAAATCTCATTGTCCGGAGTTACAAGGATCCCGACTTCTCTCAAATCACCCGGTGGTTTGCATAGTTTATATACTCTGGTTGAGTAGGTGTCCAGACAAGGCACAGTTTGCTTCTTTCCTGAGTGTTTACTGGCTGCCTCAAAACAGATAACCATTTCAGTAGCAGTCATCCCAAGTCGTTGAGTACAATTATTGGCACTGATCTGTCCCTTTTCAATGTAATTTTTGGGCATTGCCTGTGCAAACAAGGGAGGGATCTTTTCAACATAGGTTTCTTCCataagagacacacgaacacatTTGGCAAAGATCTCTGAAAGGTGTTCTTCTCTCGTTATTTGTTCATGGTCATACCAACTTATTATGCTCTCATAAACATGTTCCTCTTTGTCAACATCCAAGTCGTCACTGTTCAAAATGCTTATGAGTTGGTCCTTCTTCAAACGCAGAAACTCTTGCTCTTTGGTGACACATACAAATTTCTTACGAATGTAGTCTTGAGACTTGGTTTTAAGCTCTTCATGGCCAAAGTAATCTGCAAAAATATATACTCCAATACAATTCTGGGGCTCCAAGCGGCTAATCATATAGTTAGCACATTGGTCCTGGAGGGGAGCAATCTGAAAGATGCTAGTTGCCGTGAACAAAGCCTGAACATTTCCTTCCGTTATCTGAACTCTAGAGGTGTATGCATAATTCAGGACTAGTTGCATGGACTCTGCTTCAATTCCTACTAATTGAACTTCTTTCTTGGTTGTTTCTGTAAGGCCGCTGGTGAACATAGATCTGAAGAAACAAAAGAAGGTTAGTAAAAGGGACCATAAAGAGTTCACAAGTAATATTCAAAGCTAGATAACTGTAAGGGAACAGTTATACAGAATACAAGTAGAAAGATACAGCATCTTGCTTTTCTAGCTACATCCACATTGCTAATTTACTTTTACATCTACTGTACCAATGGCAaattttaaagtaacactatagtgtcaggaatacaaacatgtattcctgacactacagtgttaaaaGCACATTTTAGGTGGCTGGCTCCTGTTAAAAACGGTTATAACTTACCGTTACTCCAGTAAAGCACAGAATCTCCAAGGCTGGCCCCACCCTGCCCtcttggcagagatcatcaaaattgatgatctcagccaatccattgctttcctatagaagagcattgggaggctagcgtACCTTTATAGCAAAACGTTATGCTGCACCAATCaacaactcctcatagagatgctttgaattaAAGAATCTATGCATAGAGGCGCAGAACGGTCCTCACAGAATGGacatgctgaatgtcagtgctgaaaattgtgcagcactgaccaaggAAGCACTTACAGTGGCAGTCTGATTGGCTGCCACTGACGGTGTTACtagggcagcaatgtaaacacagcatttaGGCAGTGGCAGTGAATATATttaaaagcatgcagggacatcCTATACATACACCAAaacaaccacattaagctgtagttgttctggtgactatagtgcccctttaaagttgTTTATTAGTAGAATTCAGGTGTACGTTTGTgtggagtgtcattctgtgtgtggtTTGCAATTGTTCAGAACTCTGAAAGCATCTATGTTTTTTCACACTCCTGGTTTCTATATTGCACCCTACATCTACGCCACTCCTCCAGTTCTACACATCTCCCCACACTTTGAATTCGCTATCCCACCAACACTTGTGCTTCAGACAAACCCCATCTTGTCCCAGTCCTCATCCACCCCAACTTGTCCCACTCTCCCCAAATATTGCGACATTACTTGCCAATGTGGAGAGTGACATTCAAATAGTTGTAtagtacaggcataggcaaccttcagtacTCCAGatcttttggactacacctcccataatgctctgccagcattatgggtgtaagagcattatgggggggatgtagtccacaacatctggagtgccaaaggttgcctatccctggtatagtatataatgtacctGAAATAAGGACTGATTGCTGCAAGAACATTTCTATGACAAGCAAACTTTTGCCCATTATCTACTTGGACAACAATATCTGTCAGCTGTCCCTCGTCATACATGGTCTTGAGCTGCTGGAGAATAGTACaggcatgggcatgatctatcccACTGTTTAAAGGACTAGATGAAGGAATTCCATTCTGTGCTTGTAAAAACTTTGCTCCTTCtgcaattgaaaaagaaaaaaaaaaatatataagtttaATGTTACTTACATGCACTCAATATAGCTGTGCTACAACACCATTTTAAAACATGATATGCCTCTTAGAATATAAAAATTGGTCAGGAGCGTCACACACAAAATCATGGGGATGATTCCCAGTGTGCATAACAAGTCATCTATAAGTGTGGCAGA belongs to Pelobates fuscus isolate aPelFus1 chromosome 7, aPelFus1.pri, whole genome shotgun sequence and includes:
- the KBTBD8 gene encoding kelch repeat and BTB domain-containing protein 8 isoform X2 produces the protein MAAQGGAKFLQAQNGIPSSSPLNSGIDHAHACTILQQLKTMYDEGQLTDIVVQVDNGQKFACHRNVLAAISPYFRSMFTSGLTETTKKEVQLVGIEAESMQLVLNYAYTSRVQITEGNVQALFTATSIFQIAPLQDQCANYMISRLEPQNCIGVYIFADYFGHEELKTKSQDYIRKKFVCVTKEQEFLRLKKDQLISILNSDDLDVDKEEHVYESIISWYDHEQITREEHLSEIFAKCVRVSLMEETYVEKIPPLFAQAMPKNYIEKGQISANNCTQRLGMTATEMVICFEAASKHSGKKQTVPCLDTYSTRVYKLCKPPGDLREVGILVTPDNEIFIAGGFRPNNNDVCIDHKAENDFWLYDHSSNRWIQKAPLLRGRIGCVLLYCCGKPYALGGRVYEGDGRNPVKSVESYDNRDNCWTTVSLMPVMMEFQSAVVYKDKIYIPQGDVFLCYDPQTDYWGHLTPMTVTRYQGMAAVYKDSIYYVGGIHCNHRMLTVEAYDIEQNLWTQKRDLPFEQSSNPYVKLLILKNKLHLFVRLTQVCVDEYVFRTSRKNSLYLYNEVDDSWRKIYETPERLWDLGRHFECAVAKLYPQCLQKVL
- the KBTBD8 gene encoding kelch repeat and BTB domain-containing protein 8 isoform X1, which translates into the protein MAAQGEGAKFLQAQNGIPSSSPLNSGIDHAHACTILQQLKTMYDEGQLTDIVVQVDNGQKFACHRNVLAAISPYFRSMFTSGLTETTKKEVQLVGIEAESMQLVLNYAYTSRVQITEGNVQALFTATSIFQIAPLQDQCANYMISRLEPQNCIGVYIFADYFGHEELKTKSQDYIRKKFVCVTKEQEFLRLKKDQLISILNSDDLDVDKEEHVYESIISWYDHEQITREEHLSEIFAKCVRVSLMEETYVEKIPPLFAQAMPKNYIEKGQISANNCTQRLGMTATEMVICFEAASKHSGKKQTVPCLDTYSTRVYKLCKPPGDLREVGILVTPDNEIFIAGGFRPNNNDVCIDHKAENDFWLYDHSSNRWIQKAPLLRGRIGCVLLYCCGKPYALGGRVYEGDGRNPVKSVESYDNRDNCWTTVSLMPVMMEFQSAVVYKDKIYIPQGDVFLCYDPQTDYWGHLTPMTVTRYQGMAAVYKDSIYYVGGIHCNHRMLTVEAYDIEQNLWTQKRDLPFEQSSNPYVKLLILKNKLHLFVRLTQVCVDEYVFRTSRKNSLYLYNEVDDSWRKIYETPERLWDLGRHFECAVAKLYPQCLQKVL